GGGTTGAAGCGGTTGTCCGGTAGcgaatattttgaataaatagcCCGCCCACGGCGTTGGGAAATCATTCGCAAACCAGAGAACTATCCAGCAATATGAAGTATTTCCTAGTAGTCCTAGCAGTACTAGCACCCCTGACTGCAGCAGCCAGCCTGGGGGAGCAGAAGCCGAAGCCTAACGCCTTCGTCCAGTCCCTGAGGGACTTGCATCGGGGTCCACCAGTGGAGCCCTCAAAGACCAGAGCCAAGGTGGAGGAGCGTTGGATCGACCAGTGGCTGGACAATTTTGATGAGCAAAACAACGCAACTTGGAAGGACGTAAGTACTTTCAAAAAGTGTAATGACCAAACAATACTATCTTTGTCGTATCTTCCAGCGCATCTTCATCAACGAGCGCTACTTTGTCGACGGTTCCCCCATTTTCATTTACCTGGGCGGTGAATGGAAGATTTATCCCGATAGCATCACCTCTGGCCTCTGGAAGGACATTGCCAAGAAGCACAACGGCTCCCTCGTCTACACCGAACATCGTTTCTTTGGGGAGAGTATCCCAATAACGTTAGTACTCCTGCAGTTTTTTAAAGTAcatgtaaattaataaaaatacttatatttCAGCCCACTTTCTACTGAGAATCTGCAAAAGTACCAAAGCGTCGAGCAGGCCCTGGCCGATGTGATCACCGTTATTGAGACCCTGAAGGAGGAGGACAAGTATAAGAACTCCAAGGTAGTGGTCTCCGGCTGCTCCTACTCGGCCACCATGGCCGCCTGGATTCGTAAGCTCTATCCTGACACCATTAAGGGCAGCTGGGCCTCATCGGCTCCGATACTGGCCAAGGTGGACTTCAAGGACTACATGAAGGTTGTGGGCCAGGCGTACGCAACTCTTGGCGGACAATACTGCTACGATTTGATCGACAATGCCACCGCCTACTACGAGGATCTCTTCGACAATGGAAAGGGAAAGCAGGCTAAGAAGGAGCTAAATCTGTGTGACGAATTCGATGTTGACAGCGAGCAGGATCGCTGGCAGATATTCAGCACCATTGCCAATATCTTCGCCGGCATTGCCCAATACCAAAAGTGGGACTCTTAACATTAACAGATTATTGGGAATATTTATTACCCATTATTTCTAGGCCTGAGAAGTACGACCTGCCCCAGTACTGTTCGGTGCTGCGATCCTTCAGCGACGACGATTCCGTGGCCCTGTCCAAGTTTATCAACTGGAAAATCCACGAGCACTCTGGCGAGTGCATCAGTGCTACCTACAAAGGAGCTGTGGGCTACTATGAATGGTCCAAGGAAAACTACGAAGATAGTAAGCCTTCACTCTGTTTAAATCATTTCTGATGCTAACAGATAATTTTCTCTCTCCACAGGCGATCTGCCTTGGATCTTCCAGACCTGCAGCGAGTTCGGTTGGTTCCAATCTTCGGCCAGCAGCCAACAGCCCTTTGGATCCACTTTCCCGGCCACTCTGTACGAGGACACCTGCGAGGGTGTCTTCGGGTCCAAGTACGACTCGGCTGGTATCCACGCCAAGGTCAGGAATACCAACAAGGTGTTTGGTGGCCTGGACGTGAATGCCACCAATATCTACTTTGTGCAGGGTGAGTTGGATGGCTGGAGCAAGGTGGGCGCAGGAGTTGCCCAGGGAGCCACCATTATCCCATTGGCCTCCCACTGCCCCGACACGGCATCTATCAGCGCCTCCGACAGTGCCGAACTGGTGGCCTCTAAGAAGAAGCTTATCAAGCTGGTGGCCGAGTGGCTGGCCGATGAGTAGCTATAATTATGCCTATTATTGAAGTATTCTTAGCTTAGAAGTTTGTTGTTATATGGCTTAACCGACGCCTAAAAATgtaatcaataaatataataattattaataacatatatttgctttgaatttttaatctttttgAAAATACTCAACGCATCAACTTAATAAATGTTGACAATTCTACAAAGGttaactaattttattatcCTTTCTATAGTCTTTGAGATAATTTCATAAGTGGGCTAGGAAGTCTTCACTCTTAAATCCCACAAGTCCCCAATATAATTTACCCATTTCACCTTATGTCTGAGCTCTGAAGCAGCCACTTGTCCTTTGAACAATTTACAAATAACTCAAGTGGTGTCAATAATAACGATTGCCGTGAGTAACAAGAGATAAGTTTAATTACAGTGATCCCAAGACTAAAGAGAAAACAAGCGATGGCAAAActtgaacaaaataatcttACAAATTTCAAAAGTGGCTTCTACAGTTCCGAAATTTCATATTTCCAGCTCAAGGTATTTGCAAATATGAGGCCATAAAAACTGACAATTTATGTACGCCACAAATCCATCAAAATGTTTCAAAAGGTGTGACCACTCCGACAGTCGATCACGGACCTACTTAGGCAGCCCCTAAAAAGTATGGTAAAGGGAGTGCGGGGCGGAATAGGATGAAGAGCGGCCATCTACACCCAATGAATTGCACTAAATCCAGAAACGTGACGGGCATATCAAGATCGATAGACAGTTCAGCTTGCCAGCTACTGAAATACTTTGCATTGCTTtagaaaatatcataaatcTTGAGGCCCGAATCGAGTCACGTATTATAAGGCCCTGAACAGGCTCCAGCAAAGCATAGCCAATGAACAAGGCCAAGTCAAACTTTTCTATATGAAAATCTGCTTATAAATACTTGACATTAAGTACAATTAAATCGTAAAATTCGTATCATTTCAAATGTAACTGGTACAGTTTTCTCTGTCCCTCTTtgaaattctttttttaaacattaaacgCCGAAAGCCCGAAGAAATGCCAAAGTGTTGAGTTTTGGTCAAATTATTTCGGTATGCGGCAAAGACATGAACGGGAAATTCTTCACTTTTTGGTTGAACGTTCTCAAAGAAACCAGAAAGAGAAAAGATATTGAGGAAGGGAGACTGGGATTGGTTGGTGTTTCGAGAAATTTATATcgaaaagaaatacaaatttttgacATAATTTGGGAGATTGCGGAAATTGGCTGATGCTTAAAATGTGTGCATTCTGTATACCTGAGAGGAAGTGAGCAAATTGTTTTTTGATTTAAgcttcatatttatttatgttacgGGAgcgaaataatatatttcactttgcatgaccacattaaaaaataagaaacataTTCTAAAAATTGTGGGGTATctaatttactttaatatttaattttaaaagcatCGATTATTCCTCCTTTGGGTCACCTAGAATTTCAAAGCGCCTTTAACGTAGATGGGGAAAAATCAAGCCAAGCAGCAAGAATACCAGCATCGAATTAGTCAGAGCAGAACATAAACCCGAGAAAAAGAATGAAATGACAACCGCTGTGAGCCTGAGAACCTGGCTATAAAATGACAgaggagttggagctggaACCAAATTACTCTCGGCCAGGGTGCACAAATAACAAATCAAAACCGGTGACAAAATGATTTAGGAACCGGGCGAAAATGTTCACACGAAGCACCACAATTCAGAGCTGAGAGCTCAAGAAACCGAACCAGGCAGAGGAGATCGGACAGAAACGTTGAAATCAAACAAGAAGCAGCATTGGGGGGAGAAACATGCAAAGATTCTGTTCGATATTGAATCCTTTTGGCTGAGAATTCTTCTACGTGGTCGCCGGCCTCGGATTGGTGGGTCTTATTGTTACGCGGCGATAAAGATCACACGAGTAAATCATGGTCTGCCGCCACTCACTACCAGCTCATCCCCATCCGCATCCCAGCCCCTCTGTCCAAGATCTGGCCTTGACTGCCGCAATGCATGAACAAGTAGTTGAGCAAATGGATACAAGAGCCACACAGGGTTTTCCATGTTGCGCCCGCCTTTGGGATCCGTCATTAGGTTCAAGACAATGAGCAAGGAATTTTGGTTTAATAATGGATAAGCTAAATATCACCCGGAATTCTGTCCATAATTCTTAAAGCCAACAATTATCTACAAGTCGAAGAAGAGCGCGGAAAGTTTTAGGCAGGTTATTAGTCTTGTCAACCTACAATTCAAAGCTGTAAAACTTTTGGCAAGTCTCAACCAGAGGTGTTTTTAAAAGAGCTGAAAGAGATACCTTCAACCGAGAACACTCAACCGAAGATCAACAACAAAGAAAGAGAATGATTCTATTAAAGTGTGTCGTCTAAAATATtagaattttagtttaaatgtAACCCTTAAAAAGGTATATAAAGTGAGTCTTACAGAGTCCCACCTTGAGAACTCTATTGGGATTTTTAGAGAATTTTGTACTTGTTTATTTGCATATAGTGAAAAATGCCACATTTGCcacatttctttaattttacaataaaaaatgtatattgaaAATCAATATTAACGTCTTTTTACTCCTGAAAActaatgaatataaaaaaaaattatataatatagttaTTCTAAGAAGATACAGTGTGAAAACAAAGCTTTTACAATCAATTTTTCATGcaattttaactaaaaacagcactattttcccattttttatatgtaaacTAAAAAGATTCGTgatctaattaaaaaaaaaacattaaaatttagttaaaatgACAACCTGTTAAAGTAACCGAAGTTTCATGAATTTATCtcaaaaaatttctaaatCGTTCCTATAAAAGCTATACAATTTCCTGATCCAGTATCTTGGTATGATCTTAAATGTTCAGAGTTATTAATTTTGGCTAAGATAAGTGATCAGCTGGACAACCCCAAAGGGTTTTCAGAGATGTTTGTTCAACtgttatttatgtatgtatatttcgGAGAACCGCCAGCTGCTTTAATGatcgtatttaaaatatgaaagtatttctataaaatagtcctcgattattattattcgcTTGACTTAGACAACCTCCGATGATCTGCTTAAATTACTGAACTCGCACATTATCGTAGACTTTTACGATATCTTCGTCCTGCTTGAGTCGTTTGAGAAATTCCTGGTAGCGCTTCATTTGACGGTCGGTCAAGTTGACCATCGGCTTGTTTGGGCAATACCCCAGTTCGGTGTGGACTATCTTGTAGCCACAGTGCCTCAGTTTGGCCGTTGCCTCTCGCAGGTCATTGGGCTGACACTTGAACAAAACGTCCTTCTTTTCAAAATCTGTGATGCGGCTGTCAGTAGCTTTGCACCACAATGCATCTGTGCACACTGTTTGTTGAAAGTCAGAGGGACTCCACAGTGACTTGGGAAAATTGGCCTGGATTAGGCCTGTTTCCGTAAGTAGGTGACGGTTGAAAAGGCGAGATTTGTATTGCCGAAGGAAGTTGGCCAAGCGCAGCTTCACTGCCTTGAGGTCATTAGTCCTGACCTTGCAAACCATTGCCACCAGTTGTCGACCGTAGTCTATGTGAAGCGAATAGGTGTCGTATTCGCGCTCGTACAGCTCACACTCTCTCAAGATACGCTGAACCTGACTGTAGGGCAGCTGTAAGGGCGAAAGTTGAGCCCGAAGCTCGAAATTCTTCTCGGGATCGATGGAACCTCCGCCACGATGCACTGCCAGCCGCAGCCTATGGGCCAGTCGCACCTCATCTGGTGTATCCTGGTCGAATGGGATCTGCTTTGTGCTCGATGGTGTGATGTAATTGAAGGACTTACTCGAGCTTCTGCTCACAATAATCGGAGCCCATCGCACTCTCTTCACGATCGCTGCCTCCGGTTCATCTGACATCTCCAGATCCAAGCCATTGCGCTTGTCGTTTTCCAGCTTTTTAGAATCGCTGCAGATTATCGCCGGTCTCGGTAATGAGGGATTCATGCTGGCCTTCAGCTTAGTAAGTTTGTTAGGAAGTATTTTGTCCGCGGTTTCTAAGTCGTGCTTGTATGAcattttgcttaatttttcaaatttttaacaagaaattTTGTGTTCAGCACGGCCaggttttgtttaattttatcagTAAAAAgtatttgtaaaaaatgttGACTATCAGGCCTGCTACGGTAATCataaacgagaaattggtgctccggttttcgaaaacgaaagattatttcgatttgaaaaacgggctcCTTTATCTGATtggaataaaaactaaatgtttttttttatagaaatcagatcttatttactaaaggaaaaaaatagtttactcagtggtctattgatgtttattccacaccactacaagatcattctggcccGTAggtattttctaaaaaaattatttctgaccccacctcagatatGACCAACCAATTTTTCGCAAAAAGTTTTCGCCAAGgctgccatattgttggtggaacgaaacagccaggtaaaaatacttataaaatataagagaattcattaaaaacattaaaggaGGGTCAAAgatgttgtttataaataatgttttttaatcTAATTACTTAAGTGGTCGAAATTGACTAAAAAAGtaattgagaccaccggaaaaCTTTCTAGATTTTCTCAACTCCAGCAATTTTTGCCTCATCCTGGCTTCGAAACaagcaattgtaaatataaaaggcaTTTCTTCACGTTGTTTGGTTTTGACCAAAAAGACAAGTCAGCTGTTTGAGCAGCAGGAAACGATGAAAGCGATACATAGCAAAAATTAAGCGAGAACCCGAGCAGCTatggtaaaaaataaatcgaacTATTTCGCCCAAAtcggggggaaaaaaatacGATAACCGGAGCAGACCAGAATAATTAGATATTAATTAATGAAtgaactatataatatatcatGGATTGAATATCGAGCGGTAAAtacttgaaatatatatgataaAAATCTCTTATTCAAAATCGAAATTATcataaagttaaaaatatcgataatatcAAAAAGTTTGATGTatcgaaaattgaaatattggAAAATATAGCACTTAACATTAAAAGAAACGATATTGCTTtaaagatatatgtatatcgaattatgaatatataaatatgactATTGCAAGGCTATATATGAACTTAATTCATATCGTCTTTGTCGCCACATATACAGAAttgatatatcaaaatttGTTACTCCTTAGCTATTATCTTTGTATataaaccttaaaatattgtaGAGATTTTGTgtcttatttcttttttaatttcattgctcttataaatatatatttgtaaaatagaCTCACCGTATCTGCGGCTGTTAGATTAATGCCCAATCCTCCGGCTCTCGTGGACAGCAGGAAAACAAATATATCGGCTCTGGTTTGGAAATCGGCAACCATATCGCGACGAGCTGAGATTTTGCTGGAGCCATCCAATCGCATGTATCGATGCTTGCGATGCCACATATACTCCTATGAATAAAGGTGACAAAATCAGTTAAGAGTGAAGATTAAATGCCCTCAATCTCTCACCTCTAGCAGATCGATCATCTTGGTCATTTGCGAGTAGATGAGCACACGATGACCGTTCGCTTTCAGGCGAGTCAACAGTGTGTCCAGCACAAAAAGTTTGCCGGCGTCCGTGATCAACGTTTCCTTGTCGGGCACAACAATCGAGGACCAACCTCTGCGGGGCTTGCACAGGGCCAAGCCGTTGGAGACGAGCTCCCTGCCCAGGCTATTCTCACACTGATCGTGTCGGATCTGTGTCCAGGCAGCAGCGCGGCTATCACAGCTACAACAGAAGATGACAAATGAAATGCACCTCAATTAAGAGAGAAACCAAAACTATAAGTTTTCCACTCACTATAAATGCCTGTCCACCGCCTGTACCTTTTGGCCCAAGTCATAAAGGAGGCGGGGCATGGAGAGGGGTTCACATCGATAGCTCCTGGGCTTCCTGGGGCGATGGGCAAACTCGGGCAGTAGCAGGAGAGTGGTGACCTTCACATCGCTCTTGGCATTCGATTTCGTTTGCACCTCCACAGACTCGatctccagctcctgcttgGCCTCCTCAGCCATATCCTCGATGCCCGATGAGGAGTTTTGCTGCAGTATCTTGGAGCGAATAACGCGATGCTCGATGGTTTCCTGCATGTTATAGGTGAAGTAGTCGCCGAAGGCATAGACGCTGCTCTCATTAGTCGTCTGAAAGGGGTAAGGGGGTCATTAGTTTGAACCATTCATTGTATTATCCTCTCACCATCGCTGTGAAGACAAAGTTCCTGAGCACACAGTCGGTGAGCATAAAGTCCGGTATCAGTTTATTTTCTAGCATCGGCTCCAGGAGTTGATATCTGCTGGCGCGTTGTTTTTTCCACCAAAAGCGACGATAGGCCAGAAGTGGATACTTCTCTAGCACCCGGTGGAAATGTAAGAGGCTgcgaatttatattaaaagtgTAATTGCATTCCTGTTTAAATGAGAATAAGGTATTACTCACAAAGCAATCAGCCCGTTGAGGGTAACGTCCACCATATCGCCCACAGATAAATCGCACAAGCGGGTGAATCCAAAGCAACTGTCCACATTTACATCCTCAAACAGCGACCTTTGCATGTACTCGGATTTAAAGATGTTAAACCTGGCgaaagaaatatacaaaataattaatcagtaaTAAATGAATACCAATGCTTGCAAAAGTTTTCAAAGTGCGAAACCTATTCAAAATGGTATTAGAAAAACCTCTTGGGTCGTCCCCCATCAATTTGATCTCGGTCAAAGTGCTTCTTTGAAGCCGTTTCAGAAGAGAGAGTTTCTTTCAGTTGCGCTCTCACAAAGTTTCGTATTTCGTTTCTCTTAATACAATTAAGTGCAAATAAAACTAGAAAGAAAGCTGActttggcacgccgaagtttgtatacctttgcagCTACattatatagtcgtccgatcccgTTTCGACTTATGTAGATAGGAGGGAGAGTAGTCAGAAACTATTTGCAAACTTTCGTTCaaacagacggacggacatggctagatcaactcggctgttgatgcttaTCAAGAAATATATGCACCTATTGTAGAGCAGGTGCCGTCGACTTGGCAACGATCTGTGAAGCAATCCGTTCTCGAAAACCAATCTGGGCATCGTATACTCCGCACAGCGCATGAAGAACGGGCTCCTGGCATCCCGCCGTTCGAAGAGCTCCGGATGATTGCACACCTTGCGGAACTGCATGACCAGGTTCATCAGGTTCGAGGCCGAGGAGGAAGACGAGGTGGCAGTGGAACTGCCGCTGGTCAGGTGAAGGAGGTCTTCGATCCTGATCTTTTGCTTCAGAGCCCGGTACAGCAGTTTTTGACGAATGGTCAGCGGACAGTAGACCATGATCTCGATCTTGTCGGACAGTTCGTTCTCCACATCCTTTTTAATGCGCCGCAGCATAAAGGGCTTAAGTATCATGTGGAGTCTGGAGATTTGCTTCTCATCAATGCCCGTTTTGTTCTCCGCATGCGATTCGATGTCCTTGGAGAACCACTCGTTGAACTCGTCGTGGGAATCGAACAGGGTGGGCATAATGAAGTGCAGCAGAGCCCACAGCTCCGCCATGCTGTTCTGGATGGGAGTGCCGCTGAGGAGCAGCCGATTGCGACAGCTGAAGCCCAGGAGCAGCTTCCACCGTTGCGAGGCGGCGCTCTTGATGGCCTGCGCCTCGTCCAAGACCATGTACTGCCACTTGATTCGGTTGAAGTACTTGTAGTCGCTGACCACCAGCTGGTAGGAGGTGATCACCACATGGAAGCTGGCGTCGCGGGTGTGCAAGTGCTTTTGGTCCCAGAACTGTCGGAGGATCTTCCGCTCGCCGGGGGATCCCCAGTAGGGGACCACATTGAAATCGGGCACGAATCTGGACATTTCCTGCTGCCAGTTGTGGAGCGTGGAGGCGGGGGAGATCACTAGGAAAGGTCCCCACACCCCGTAGTGCTCGGCTATGTGGCAGAGGAATGCGATCGACTGGACTGTCTTGCCCAGACCCATTTCGTCTGCCAGGATGCCGCTGATTCCCTGGTCGTAGATGTTGGCTAGCCAGGTCATTCCCTTGATCTGGTAGCCCTTGAGGGTTCCCTTGAACATCTTTGGTTGCGGTAGATCCTTCATCTCCGGCCGGGCTTCTGGCTTTGAATCTGGGAGCTCTTCCTGCTCCCCGTCGtcttcgtcctcctcctcctctttttTTACAAACACGTCGAATGCTCTGGTCTTGTCCAGATCCCTTTGCATGGCCGCTTCCGCGTGCTCCTGGGCCAGCAGCTTCATTTCCCCAGCGTCATAGTCATCCTGCCCCGCCAGACGGGCATTGGTTTCCTCGTCCAGCTGGCTGAGAATCCTCAGCTGATCCTCCTCGCTGCCCTGGCCCAGTTTCTTGGACATGAAGTGAGCGTACAACTCAGTTTGGGTGATCAGGAAGTTGAGCTTGCGCTGCTGGCGCTTCACCTCTATGAGCTCCACGTCCTGCTTGCgctgctcctccgcctcgCGCTCTTGCTTTCGCCGCTGATCCCGCTCCACGCGCTCATAGCGCTTCCAGTAGGCGAGCATTTCCCTGGTGAGGCGCTTGGCCCGCCACACGGTCTCCTTCATGATCCGCTGGGAGTTGAGGGCGCGCTGTCGCACTACCTTGGCACACATTCCAGCCACCCGCTTGCAATTGGCCAGCATCTCCTTGTGATTGTTACTCTTGATGCGCTGCAGGCGGCCAGTCTCCTTCTTTGACATAATCTGCCAAATGCGGCGACGGCGGGCGGCCAAGGCAGCGGGATTCTTTCGCTTTCGCCTGACTTTGGTCACCTGACCCTCGGCGCCGCCGACCAcgtccacctcctcctcgatTTCCTCCTCTTCCGGGTAGTCGAGAGCCAAGCTCGCCAGCTCTCGCTTGTAATCCACCTCGCCACCGTCCTCGTCTTCGTCATCGTTGGTGGGCAGCGTGTCACCAAAGGTGTATTTTCCCAGCTCGGAGGGTGGCACCTCCCCGGACTCTGGGGATCCGATGGTATTCCGCTTCTTGCGTCCCCTCTTTCGTTGCTTGGGTGTCTTGGGACCAGCCTGCGCCTCGGCCAAACGGGCCATGAGAATCTCCTGCTTGGTGCGGCGTCGTCGCTTGCGCACTCCAGCGGTGGCCTGCTGGCGCTCGGCGAAGACGTCGTGGTTGGACAGAAGGCCACTGCCGTAGTAAGCGTACTGGGCATTCTACAGAGTAAGAGCAgagtttaaatattgttttgctTATATTTCCGTCACTCACCGTGGCCTTTTTGTAGTAGTTCTTCCGCTGACGCTGCTCCCTTATGTGCTCCCTCAAGAGCTGGTGCACATACTCATCCTCCGTAATGGTGGGGTCATCGCTTTCCGTGTCGCTCAGCAGGAGATCGTACAGCCACTCCCGATCGCTGGTCAGGTCGTTGAAGTTATATAGCTGGGCCTTCACACTCTGTCGTTCTGAAGACTTGAAGGTTAGCCAAAGTCCTTACTTGCTTCCGGCAGCCACTCACCTTCCTTGCTGCCCAGCAGACGATGTTTGCTCCTGCCGGACCGCCTCTGCTTGACCACGCCCACCGTGGAGAGGTCGTCGGAGTCCTCTGTCTCCGGTTCCCTTTTAAACTCCCTCTCCTCGGCGCTGTCCTCGTTGCTACTCAGCGGTCTCCGCAGGGCCCTCTTGGTCATGTCCATGAAGGGGCGCATGTTGAGGGCCGCCTCCAATCGCTGGATGTGCAGCGGCTCCGCGTTGGCGCGAGGCCGCGTCAGGGGCTGCAGCACGGGCTTAATGTCCATGCTGGAGCTTGTTTATTTCAGCTTTTAAGTGTAATTATCACGTAATTTGGAAATTCGTTCGGCGTGCGTCGAGGTAAACAACAGTGTGACCGCACCGCGAGCGGCTAAAAAATACCAAAGTAAACCAGTTACAGTGGGCAAAAGTTGAAGCCTAGAAAACTAGGAACTAGGAACTAGATGCAAACATAATTCTTTACAAATTGCAGTTTAAAACCGGAATTTCAGCATGTGTCCGGTTGTAGACTTTTGTAGGCTAGTCCGGTGGGTACTTATAGCTGATATGCTCACTCTCGCCGGCTATCTATGCCATCTCTATCAGAGTTTCAGTGTTATCCAACACTGGTGTGCTCTGGTTCACCAgctgttatttttgttattcttttgttttgattttgtcGTGAAATTAAGTTgccaaaataaattcaattcaactaaaaaacataatttaacATACATAATTTGTTATGTCTTGGTCCAGCGGTCTGATAAAGGAAATTTTAAATCCTAACAACTTGATTATTTCATCGGAACTCGGCGTGGTCATCGCGGACAAGTATCCCAAGGCGCAGCACCACTACTTGGTGCTCCCGTTGGCCGATATTCCCAGCATCTTCCAGGTGAACTAGTAGTTATACCCCCAAAATCGTATCCATTTAATAGGCATTACATTTTTAAGCTGAATCGAAGTCATCTGCCTCTGCTGGAGGAGCTGCATCTGTTGGCCAGGAACGTGGTTGAGGTAAAGGGAGCCCGCTGGACGGACTTCCAGGTGGGGTTCCATGCGGAGCCTAGCATGCAGAGGCTTCACTTGCATGTCATCTCCACGGATTTTGTATCGCCAACCCTGAAGACAAAGAAGCACTGGAACTCTTTCAACACGGAGTTATTTGTGCCCTACGAAAGTAAGAATACCTTGGGAAACACCAAGGAGTTATTTCAATAGAACGTACACTGGGACGATAATAAAATTCCTTAGGCTACGAATGACAGATTATTCACTATATCGATATTCTATCAATATTTGTCGTGAAgtcaatata
Above is a genomic segment from Drosophila kikkawai strain 14028-0561.14 chromosome 3R, DkikHiC1v2, whole genome shotgun sequence containing:
- the LOC108084349 gene encoding putative serine protease K12H4.7 → MKYFLVVLAVLAPLTAAASLGEQKPKPNAFVQSLRDLHRGPPVEPSKTRAKVEERWIDQWLDNFDEQNNATWKDRIFINERYFVDGSPIFIYLGGEWKIYPDSITSGLWKDIAKKHNGSLVYTEHRFFGESIPITPLSTENLQKYQSVEQALADVITVIETLKEEDKYKNSKVVVSGCSYSATMAAWIRKLYPDTIKGSWASSAPILAKVDFKDYMKVVGQAYATLGGQYCYDLIDNATAYYEDLFDNGKGKQAKKELNLCDEFDVDSEQDRWQIFSTIANIFAGIAQYQKPEKYDLPQYCSVLRSFSDDDSVALSKFINWKIHEHSGECISATYKGAVGYYEWSKENYEDSDLPWIFQTCSEFGWFQSSASSQQPFGSTFPATLYEDTCEGVFGSKYDSAGIHAKVRNTNKVFGGLDVNATNIYFVQGELDGWSKVGAGVAQGATIIPLASHCPDTASISASDSAELVASKKKLIKLVAEWLADE
- the LOC108084352 gene encoding translational activator of cytochrome c oxidase 1, producing MSYKHDLETADKILPNKLTKLKASMNPSLPRPAIICSDSKKLENDKRNGLDLEMSDEPEAAIVKRVRWAPIIVSRSSSKSFNYITPSSTKQIPFDQDTPDEVRLAHRLRLAVHRGGGSIDPEKNFELRAQLSPLQLPYSQVQRILRECELYEREYDTYSLHIDYGRQLVAMVCKVRTNDLKAVKLRLANFLRQYKSRLFNRHLLTETGLIQANFPKSLWSPSDFQQTVCTDALWCKATDSRITDFEKKDVLFKCQPNDLREATAKLRHCGYKIVHTELGYCPNKPMVNLTDRQMKRYQEFLKRLKQDEDIVKVYDNVRVQ